One genomic segment of Arachis duranensis cultivar V14167 chromosome 4, aradu.V14167.gnm2.J7QH, whole genome shotgun sequence includes these proteins:
- the LOC107483415 gene encoding serine/threonine-protein kinase STY46 isoform X2, with protein sequence MGTSEAKEEELVKKIEKLEAGHVQLKHEMSKLKLSERRHHHRHRSHSLSPQRSRLGGCGGGGGAAAGCNNKGSSSSPLKRESRNSNNHNHNHNQNQNQNEDGDGDCDGDGDGDVVGVNVGLSEKQYMNILQSMGHSLHILDLQCRIIYWNPSAENLYGYAAVEALGKDGIELLVDPIDFGLAYDVFNHVTVGESWSGQFPAKNKMGEKFSVVATNTPFYDDDRKLIGVICVSIDSRPFLETRATLSDVKNAAPGSDLDYNHAKSGISNKLGLDSQQPLQVALASKISNLASKVSNKVKSRMRTGENGVDRYGWSGESHHSDQSFSDCVFSDQKEDGNSSGASTPRGDVPPPFGVFCHVEEKSPAKSLRDSGDDGEGKPIHKIITSKAEAWIQKRTLSWPWRGNGQAGSEARNVPVARPLVQNDQEHELVNQMNLSSESKMEVQAGNRPVNNEASGSWSSVNVNSTSSTSSCGSGSSGAVNNKVDIDTDCLDYEILWEDLTIGEQIGQGSCGTVYHALWYGSDVAVKVFSKQEYSEDVILSFRQEVSVLKRLRHPNIILFMGAVTSPQRLCIVTEFLPRGSLFRLLQRNTSKLDWRRRVHMALDIARGVNYLHRCSPPIVHRDLKSSNLLVDKNWTVKVGDFGLSRLKHETYLTTKTGKGTIEISHWISDYAASRDFRSDVYSFGVILWELATEKIPWDTLNAMQVIGAVGFMNHRLEIPADVDPQWASIMESCWHSDPAQRPTFQELVERLREMQRRHAIQLQAARSASGGSNQKES encoded by the exons atggGAACTTcagaagcaaaagaagaagagcttGTGAAGAAGATAGAGAAGCTTGAAGCTGGCCATGTTCAGCTGAAGCATGAGATGTCGAAGCTGAAGCTATCTGAACGCCGCCATCATCACCGCCACAGGTCGCACTCCTTGTCGCCGCAGCGTTCGAGGCTTGGCGGTTGTGGCGGTGGCGGGGGTGCTGCTGCTGGTTGTAACAACAAAgggtcttcttcttcacccttGAAGAGGGAGAGTCGCAACagcaataatcataatcataatcacaatcAGAACCAGAATCAGAATGAAGATGGTGATGGTGATtgtgatggtgatggtgatggtgatgtTGTTGGTGTGAATGTTGGCCTTAGTGAGAAGCAGTATATGAACATTTTGCAGTCAATGGGGCACTCGCTTCATATTCTGGATCTTCAATGCCGGATTATATATTG GAATCCTAGTGCCGAAAATCTGTATGGTTATGCAGCAGTAGAGGCTCTTGGAAAAGATGGGATTGAGCTGCTCGTAGACCCTATTGATTTCGGCTTAGCATATGATGTTTTCAACCATGTCACTGTGGGGGAGAGTTGGAGCGGCCAGTTCCCTGCCAAGAACAAGATGGGGGAGAAATTTTCAGTTGTGGCAACCAACACACCATTCTATGATGACGATAGGAAGTTGATTGGGGTTATCTGTGTGTCCATTGATTCTAGACCCTTTCTTGAAACTCGAGCTACTTTATCAGATGTGAAGAATGCTGCACCAGGTTCAGACTTGGATTATAACCACGCGAAGAGTGGCATTTCAAATAAACTTGGCCTTGACTCTCAGCAGCCACTTCAAGTTGCTCTAGCATCCAAAATTTCTAATTTG GCATCAAAGGTGAGTAATAAAGTTAAGTCAAGAATGCGGACAGGAGAAAATGGTGTTGACCGTTATGGTTGGAGCGGAGAAAGTCATCATTCTGATCAGAGTTTTTCGGATTGTGTTTTTTCTGACCAGAAAGAGGATGGTAATTCCAGTGGAGCTAGCACTCCCAGAGGTGATGTACCACCTCCATTCGGTGTATTTTGTCATGTTGAAGAGAAATCACCAGCTAAATCTTTGAGAGACTCTGGTGACGATGGCGAAGGAAAACCAATTCACAAGATCATAACTTCTAAAGCTGAAGCATGGATTCAAAAGAGAACATTGTCATGGCCATGGAGAGGAAATGGTCAAGCTGGATCCGAGGCAAGAAATGTTCCTGTTGCTAGGCCACTGGTGCAGAATGATCAAGAACATGAACTGGTTAATCAGATGAATCTTTCTTCCGAGTCCAAGATGGAAGTCCAGGCAGGTAATCGGCCTGTTAATAATGAGGCTTCAGGATCGTGGTCCTCAGTTAACGTTAACAGTACTAGCAGTACCAGCAGCTGCGGCAGTGGCAGCAGTGGTGCTGTCAATAATAAAGTGGATATTGATACCGATTGCTTGGATTATGAAATCTTGTGGGAGGACCTCACAATTGGAGAACAAATTGGGCAAG GTTCTTGTGGAACTGTATATCATGCCCTGTGGTATGGATCA GATGTTGCGGTCAAAGTATTCTCAAAGCAAGAATATTCAGAGGATGTGATACTATCCTTCAGACAAGAG GTGTCTGTCTTGAAAAGACTTCGCCATCCAAATATTATTCTCTTCATGGGGGCAGTGACTTCACCTCAACGTCTCTGCATTGTGACAGAGTTTCTCCCACG TGGAAGCTTGTTTCGTTTGCTCCAAAGAAATACATCCAAACTTGACTGGAGACGGCGAGTTCATATGGCTTTAGATATC GCACGTGGTGTGAATTATCTTCATCGTTGCAGCCCCCCTATTGTTCATCGAGATTTGAAGTCTTCAAATCTCCTAGTTGACAAGAATTGGACTGTGAAG GTTGGTGATTTTGGTCTTTCACGCCTTAAGCATGAAACATATCTCACAACCAAAACAGGAAAGGGCACG ATTGAAATTTCACATTGGATATCTGATTATGCTGCTTCTCGGGACTTCAGGTCCGATGTGTACAGCTTTGGGGTGATATTGTGGGAACTTGCAACTGAAAAGATCCCGTGGGATACTCTCAATGCAATGCAG GTTATTGGGGCTGTAGGGTTTATGAACCATCGGTTAGAAATTCCGGCAGATGTTGATCCGCAGTGGGCTTCTATAATGGAGAGCTGCTGGCATAG
- the LOC107483415 gene encoding uncharacterized protein LOC107483415 isoform X1, which translates to MGTSEAKEEELVKKIEKLEAGHVQLKHEMSKLKLSERRHHHRHRSHSLSPQRSRLGGCGGGGGAAAGCNNKGSSSSPLKRESRNSNNHNHNHNQNQNQNEDGDGDCDGDGDGDVVGVNVGLSEKQYMNILQSMGHSLHILDLQCRIIYWNPSAENLYGYAAVEALGKDGIELLVDPIDFGLAYDVFNHVTVGESWSGQFPAKNKMGEKFSVVATNTPFYDDDRKLIGVICVSIDSRPFLETRATLSDVKNAAPGSDLDYNHAKSGISNKLGLDSQQPLQVALASKISNLKEDGNSSGASTPRGDVPPPFGVFCHVEEKSPAKSLRDSGDDGEGKPIHKIITSKAEAWIQKRTLSWPWRGNGQAGSEARNVPVARPLVQNDQEHELVNQMNLSSESKMEVQAGNRPVNNEASGSWSSVNVNSTSSTSSCGSGSSGAVNNKVDIDTDCLDYEILWEDLTIGEQIGQGSCGTVYHALWYGSDVAVKVFSKQEYSEDVILSFRQEVSVLKRLRHPNIILFMGAVTSPQRLCIVTEFLPRGSLFRLLQRNTSKLDWRRRVHMALDIARGVNYLHRCSPPIVHRDLKSSNLLVDKNWTVKVGDFGLSRLKHETYLTTKTGKGTVCFQYLFIFRGHKIFGLFRILPFKTC; encoded by the exons atggGAACTTcagaagcaaaagaagaagagcttGTGAAGAAGATAGAGAAGCTTGAAGCTGGCCATGTTCAGCTGAAGCATGAGATGTCGAAGCTGAAGCTATCTGAACGCCGCCATCATCACCGCCACAGGTCGCACTCCTTGTCGCCGCAGCGTTCGAGGCTTGGCGGTTGTGGCGGTGGCGGGGGTGCTGCTGCTGGTTGTAACAACAAAgggtcttcttcttcacccttGAAGAGGGAGAGTCGCAACagcaataatcataatcataatcacaatcAGAACCAGAATCAGAATGAAGATGGTGATGGTGATtgtgatggtgatggtgatggtgatgtTGTTGGTGTGAATGTTGGCCTTAGTGAGAAGCAGTATATGAACATTTTGCAGTCAATGGGGCACTCGCTTCATATTCTGGATCTTCAATGCCGGATTATATATTG GAATCCTAGTGCCGAAAATCTGTATGGTTATGCAGCAGTAGAGGCTCTTGGAAAAGATGGGATTGAGCTGCTCGTAGACCCTATTGATTTCGGCTTAGCATATGATGTTTTCAACCATGTCACTGTGGGGGAGAGTTGGAGCGGCCAGTTCCCTGCCAAGAACAAGATGGGGGAGAAATTTTCAGTTGTGGCAACCAACACACCATTCTATGATGACGATAGGAAGTTGATTGGGGTTATCTGTGTGTCCATTGATTCTAGACCCTTTCTTGAAACTCGAGCTACTTTATCAGATGTGAAGAATGCTGCACCAGGTTCAGACTTGGATTATAACCACGCGAAGAGTGGCATTTCAAATAAACTTGGCCTTGACTCTCAGCAGCCACTTCAAGTTGCTCTAGCATCCAAAATTTCTAATTTG AAAGAGGATGGTAATTCCAGTGGAGCTAGCACTCCCAGAGGTGATGTACCACCTCCATTCGGTGTATTTTGTCATGTTGAAGAGAAATCACCAGCTAAATCTTTGAGAGACTCTGGTGACGATGGCGAAGGAAAACCAATTCACAAGATCATAACTTCTAAAGCTGAAGCATGGATTCAAAAGAGAACATTGTCATGGCCATGGAGAGGAAATGGTCAAGCTGGATCCGAGGCAAGAAATGTTCCTGTTGCTAGGCCACTGGTGCAGAATGATCAAGAACATGAACTGGTTAATCAGATGAATCTTTCTTCCGAGTCCAAGATGGAAGTCCAGGCAGGTAATCGGCCTGTTAATAATGAGGCTTCAGGATCGTGGTCCTCAGTTAACGTTAACAGTACTAGCAGTACCAGCAGCTGCGGCAGTGGCAGCAGTGGTGCTGTCAATAATAAAGTGGATATTGATACCGATTGCTTGGATTATGAAATCTTGTGGGAGGACCTCACAATTGGAGAACAAATTGGGCAAG GTTCTTGTGGAACTGTATATCATGCCCTGTGGTATGGATCA GATGTTGCGGTCAAAGTATTCTCAAAGCAAGAATATTCAGAGGATGTGATACTATCCTTCAGACAAGAG GTGTCTGTCTTGAAAAGACTTCGCCATCCAAATATTATTCTCTTCATGGGGGCAGTGACTTCACCTCAACGTCTCTGCATTGTGACAGAGTTTCTCCCACG TGGAAGCTTGTTTCGTTTGCTCCAAAGAAATACATCCAAACTTGACTGGAGACGGCGAGTTCATATGGCTTTAGATATC GCACGTGGTGTGAATTATCTTCATCGTTGCAGCCCCCCTATTGTTCATCGAGATTTGAAGTCTTCAAATCTCCTAGTTGACAAGAATTGGACTGTGAAG GTTGGTGATTTTGGTCTTTCACGCCTTAAGCATGAAACATATCTCACAACCAAAACAGGAAAGGGCACGGTATGctttcaatatttatttatttttcgggGCCATAAGATCTTTGGTTTGTTTAGAATACTTCCCTTTAAAACTTGTTAG
- the LOC107483415 gene encoding serine/threonine-protein kinase STY46 isoform X3 has translation MGTSEAKEEELVKKIEKLEAGHVQLKHEMSKLKLSERRHHHRHRSHSLSPQRSRLGGCGGGGGAAAGCNNKGSSSSPLKRESRNSNNHNHNHNQNQNQNEDGDGDCDGDGDGDVVGVNVGLSEKQYMNILQSMGHSLHILDLQCRIIYWNPSAENLYGYAAVEALGKDGIELLVDPIDFGLAYDVFNHVTVGESWSGQFPAKNKMGEKFSVVATNTPFYDDDRKLIGVICVSIDSRPFLETRATLSDVKNAAPGSDLDYNHAKSGISNKLGLDSQQPLQVALASKISNLASKVSNKVKSRMRTGENGVDRYGWSGESHHSDQSFSDCVFSDQKEDGNSSGASTPRGDVPPPFGVFCHVEEKSPAKSLRDSGDDGEGKPIHKIITSKAEAWIQKRTLSWPWRGNGQAGSEARNVPVARPLVQNDQEHELVNQMNLSSESKMEVQAGNRPVNNEASGSWSSVNVNSTSSTSSCGSGSSGAVNNKVDIDTDCLDYEILWEDLTIGEQIGQGSCGTVYHALWYGSDVAVKVFSKQEYSEDVILSFRQEVSVLKRLRHPNIILFMGAVTSPQRLCIVTEFLPRGSLFRLLQRNTSKLDWRRRVHMALDIARGVNYLHRCSPPIVHRDLKSSNLLVDKNWTVKVGDFGLSRLKHETYLTTKTGKGTVCFQYLFIFRGHKIFGLSDVYSFGVILWELATEKIPWDTLNAMQVIGAVGFMNHRLEIPADVDPQWASIMESCWHSDPAQRPTFQELVERLREMQRRHAIQLQAARSASGGSNQKES, from the exons atggGAACTTcagaagcaaaagaagaagagcttGTGAAGAAGATAGAGAAGCTTGAAGCTGGCCATGTTCAGCTGAAGCATGAGATGTCGAAGCTGAAGCTATCTGAACGCCGCCATCATCACCGCCACAGGTCGCACTCCTTGTCGCCGCAGCGTTCGAGGCTTGGCGGTTGTGGCGGTGGCGGGGGTGCTGCTGCTGGTTGTAACAACAAAgggtcttcttcttcacccttGAAGAGGGAGAGTCGCAACagcaataatcataatcataatcacaatcAGAACCAGAATCAGAATGAAGATGGTGATGGTGATtgtgatggtgatggtgatggtgatgtTGTTGGTGTGAATGTTGGCCTTAGTGAGAAGCAGTATATGAACATTTTGCAGTCAATGGGGCACTCGCTTCATATTCTGGATCTTCAATGCCGGATTATATATTG GAATCCTAGTGCCGAAAATCTGTATGGTTATGCAGCAGTAGAGGCTCTTGGAAAAGATGGGATTGAGCTGCTCGTAGACCCTATTGATTTCGGCTTAGCATATGATGTTTTCAACCATGTCACTGTGGGGGAGAGTTGGAGCGGCCAGTTCCCTGCCAAGAACAAGATGGGGGAGAAATTTTCAGTTGTGGCAACCAACACACCATTCTATGATGACGATAGGAAGTTGATTGGGGTTATCTGTGTGTCCATTGATTCTAGACCCTTTCTTGAAACTCGAGCTACTTTATCAGATGTGAAGAATGCTGCACCAGGTTCAGACTTGGATTATAACCACGCGAAGAGTGGCATTTCAAATAAACTTGGCCTTGACTCTCAGCAGCCACTTCAAGTTGCTCTAGCATCCAAAATTTCTAATTTG GCATCAAAGGTGAGTAATAAAGTTAAGTCAAGAATGCGGACAGGAGAAAATGGTGTTGACCGTTATGGTTGGAGCGGAGAAAGTCATCATTCTGATCAGAGTTTTTCGGATTGTGTTTTTTCTGACCAGAAAGAGGATGGTAATTCCAGTGGAGCTAGCACTCCCAGAGGTGATGTACCACCTCCATTCGGTGTATTTTGTCATGTTGAAGAGAAATCACCAGCTAAATCTTTGAGAGACTCTGGTGACGATGGCGAAGGAAAACCAATTCACAAGATCATAACTTCTAAAGCTGAAGCATGGATTCAAAAGAGAACATTGTCATGGCCATGGAGAGGAAATGGTCAAGCTGGATCCGAGGCAAGAAATGTTCCTGTTGCTAGGCCACTGGTGCAGAATGATCAAGAACATGAACTGGTTAATCAGATGAATCTTTCTTCCGAGTCCAAGATGGAAGTCCAGGCAGGTAATCGGCCTGTTAATAATGAGGCTTCAGGATCGTGGTCCTCAGTTAACGTTAACAGTACTAGCAGTACCAGCAGCTGCGGCAGTGGCAGCAGTGGTGCTGTCAATAATAAAGTGGATATTGATACCGATTGCTTGGATTATGAAATCTTGTGGGAGGACCTCACAATTGGAGAACAAATTGGGCAAG GTTCTTGTGGAACTGTATATCATGCCCTGTGGTATGGATCA GATGTTGCGGTCAAAGTATTCTCAAAGCAAGAATATTCAGAGGATGTGATACTATCCTTCAGACAAGAG GTGTCTGTCTTGAAAAGACTTCGCCATCCAAATATTATTCTCTTCATGGGGGCAGTGACTTCACCTCAACGTCTCTGCATTGTGACAGAGTTTCTCCCACG TGGAAGCTTGTTTCGTTTGCTCCAAAGAAATACATCCAAACTTGACTGGAGACGGCGAGTTCATATGGCTTTAGATATC GCACGTGGTGTGAATTATCTTCATCGTTGCAGCCCCCCTATTGTTCATCGAGATTTGAAGTCTTCAAATCTCCTAGTTGACAAGAATTGGACTGTGAAG GTTGGTGATTTTGGTCTTTCACGCCTTAAGCATGAAACATATCTCACAACCAAAACAGGAAAGGGCACGGTATGctttcaatatttatttatttttcgggGCCATAAGATCTTTGGTTT GTCCGATGTGTACAGCTTTGGGGTGATATTGTGGGAACTTGCAACTGAAAAGATCCCGTGGGATACTCTCAATGCAATGCAG GTTATTGGGGCTGTAGGGTTTATGAACCATCGGTTAGAAATTCCGGCAGATGTTGATCCGCAGTGGGCTTCTATAATGGAGAGCTGCTGGCATAG
- the LOC110280420 gene encoding protein FAR-RED ELONGATED HYPOCOTYL 3-like codes for MKEKNPNFFFELELEEDQSIKLAFWADARSRAAFEYFGDVISFDTTYNTNSKDSFDRNWNDFLVNFGLADNRWISVGEQVSSSIFDNFAVTYDSVAAEVKCQCLLFESRGILCRHALSVLSFEQVSQVSPRYILERWSKKVKRRHTHIKSSHDEPLMEPRSKRFDQLVFRSQNICEFASESEELTAILHRAYDNVMAEMEALKGKRKGTSSLSHEDANLESVNELQSPPRIRTRGRPKNRLGSKLEKQIANATKKKKTKVLSEINLFDAASVAHSSCSQYQGQVINYQFRVPAAGDNSLGV; via the exons atgaaagagaagaatccgaatttcttttttgagctcGAACTCGAGGAGGATCAATCAATTAAGCTGGCTTTTTGGGCCGACGCAAGAAGCAGAGCCGCCTTTGAGTATTTCGGAGACGTCATTTCATtcgacaccacctacaatacaaacag CAAAGACTCATTCGATAGGAATTGGAACGATTTTCTGGTGAATTTTGGTCTTGCGGACAACAGGTGGATTTCAG TCGGAGAACAagtttccagctcaatattCGACAATTTCGCGGTTACCTACGACTCAGTTGCAGCTGAGGTAAAAtgccaatgcttattattcgagtcgagagggatactgtgccgtcacgcactaagcgtgttaagcttcgaacaagtaagccaagtgtcCCCTAGATACATACtggaacgatggagcaagaaggtaaagaggcgacacacacacatcaagagcagccacgacgagccactaatggagccaagaagcaagaggttCGACCAATTGGTTTTTCGTTCGCAAAATATTTGCGAATTTGCCTCCGAATCGGAGGAGCTGACTGCAATTCTGCACCGTGCGTACGATAACGTCATGGCCGAGATGGAAGCATTAAAAGGCAAAAGGAAGGGGACATCTTCTTTATCCCACGAAGAtgccaacttggaatccgttaacgagcttcaaagcccgccaaggattcgaacaagaggacgtccaaaaaacaggctaggttcaaagctggagaaacagattgcaaatgccacaaagaagaagaagacgaaagttttaagcgag ataaacctgtttgatgctgcatcagtgGCGCATTCAAGTTGCAGCCAATATCAGGGACAAGTTATAAATTATCAGTTCAGGGTACCAGCAGCAGGGGATAactctttgggtgtatag